A genomic window from Canis lupus familiaris isolate Mischka breed German Shepherd chromosome 32, alternate assembly UU_Cfam_GSD_1.0, whole genome shotgun sequence includes:
- the NAP1L5 gene encoding nucleosome assembly protein 1-like 5: MADSENQGPAEPSQAAAEAAEEVMAEGGAQGGDSDSAAGPTAEEPQTPADNAPKPKNDFIESLPNSVKCRVLALKKLQKRCDKIEAKFDKEFQALEKKYNDIYKPLLAKIQELTGEMEGCAWTLEGEEDDDDEEEYEDEEEGEEEEEEEEEAAAEAAVEAAAAKDEGPHSAVPDDAKK, translated from the coding sequence ATGGCTGACTCGGAAAACCAGGGGCCTGCGGAGCCGAGccaggcggcggcggaggcggcggaggaggTAATGGCGGAAGGCGGCGCGCAGGGGGGAGACTCGGACAGCGCGGCCGGTCCGACGGCCGAGGAGCCCCAGACCCCCGCGGACAACGCGCCGAAGCCCAAAAATGACTTTATCGAGAGCCTGCCCAACTCGGTGAAGTGCCGAGTCCTGGCCCTCAAAAAGCTGCAGAAGCGCTGCGATAAGATAGAAGCCAAATTTGATAAGGAATTTcaggctctggaaaaaaagtataACGACATCTATAAGCCCCTACTTGCCAAGATCCAAGAGCTCACCGGTGAGATGGAGGGGTGTGCATGGACCTTAGAGGGGGAGGAGGACGACGACGACGAGGAAGAGTacgaggatgaggaggagggggaggaggaggaggaggaggaggaggaagctgcGGCGGAGGCTGCTGTGGAGGCGGCGGCTGCCAAAGATGAGGGTCCCCACTCTGCAGTGCCTGATGACGCCAAGAAATAA